AATCCAAACAATGAAACTTGCTTTTAAATATATTAAATAGAGACTCTCAAGGTTAACAAATTGAAACCGGGTAATGAAAAAACAGATCAATGAAATTAAAAAGGAGGAGGTGTTTTGAATTTTAAATTTGGTACTATAGATCATCATATTCTAAGAATCAGTTTAAATCATAACCCCTGTAAAACTTTAAAACACTAAAACATTAATCTGAAAATTTAAGATAGATAACTATAATGATCCTGGTCTTGATTGAAATGAAAATACAATGCTAGTTAAAGGAGTGTACTAATGAATCGTTCAGTTGGCATTATGATAACAACCACATCAGGTAGAGAAAACGTACTTTACTGGGTGATTAAAAATCTTTGCAAAGACATTACTATCCCATTTCATCTTTATATTTATAATGATCATGCTATGCCGTTGCATGCTATCTTACTCAAACTAATTAATGAACAGAAAAGAAATGATATTAAATTAGTTTTATATAATGACTTGCGAAAATTTAATAATAAAAAAATAGGATGTGGCGGTGCTAGGCATTTTATGTTTGAACAAGCAAAACTGAAGCACGATATAATAATTTCCTTAGATGATGATATGCAATTAAAACCTAAATGGCTAGAGAAAGTTGAAGAAGCAATGAACTACTTTCCGAACCATTGCGTCTTTACAGGTGTAGTCAGAGGACCGAAAGGAGATATTCAACATGCCGGTTCAACATTAAAAATTGAAAATAATACATTGTATCGTTCAGAAAATAAAGAAGTTAAATCTAAATATCATGTGACTGAGTGGGGGCCGATGGGATGTCTGGCATTTTGTCGTTCTGCTTTGAAAGATCACATTGTTATCCCATCTTTATATATAAGAGACGATGCTGCTTTTTATCTTCTTTTAAAACGTCTTGGAATTAATAATACAATTGTGGTTTCTGAAGCGGAAGCAATCCATAAGCCGATTCCAGTTCTAAACTCAAATCTACGTATTAAAGAAGAAATGGAAAAAGAAGTTATCTATTTTAGGGAAGTACACGGTCTGGAACTTGGTTATTAATAATATGGAAAAGAATGAGGGGCAGAGTATAGGGAATGAAAATAAAACTATCAACTTAACTTGACGCCATTGTATATAAAGCTAAACCTGAATTAATTTTCACAGTTACCATATGTACTAACAATAATTTGAATAGCCTTTTAATAAATTGATGTTCCTAAAAATTTAATAATGGTAATGAATTAAACCTGTCGTTTGGAGTTTTCCTAATTGGAATCCCTTGACAGGTCTTTTATATAATCTTATTCTTCTTGTATTGTTGGAATTAACTGATAATCTCTACTAACTTTTAAAGATTTGAATAGTTTTATAAAATTAATATCTCTATTTCTTATTTGTCTTTTTGGATATAGAACTTTGGTATACATCCAAAAGATTTTTAATAGCTTTTTCTTGGGACCAATGTGATAACCCCCACTGTTGTGCATTAGAACCAAGTTTTTTTCTAAATTCATCATGTTCTAGTAAATAATTTATATTAGTACATAGTTTGTTTGAATCTCCTGCTTTAGTTATTAATCCTGTCACTCCATGCTTTACCATATCTGGTAATCCTCCTGCATCACTAACTATAGCAGCTTTTCCGGCAATTTGTGCCTCAATTACTGATAACGGCTGGTTTTCAAAAATGCTAGGAAGGATAAAAATATCACTAAGTGTCAATAAATAAGGTACGTCATCTCGATTACCCCAAAAGATCACTTCTTTTTCTAAACCTAGTTCATTAGTTTTAAGCTTTAAAGATTCCATCATATAACCATCTCCTACAATCCAACAAATCCAATCATTACGTAAACTTTTCAATTGATGGAGAGAGGACAAAAGATATTGTATACCTTTAAGTTCAACCAATCGGCCAGAGTAAATAATAACTTTTTTATTTACTGGGGGTTTTATAGGCGACACTGCTTTTGTTCGTTTAAGAAATGTAATAGTGTCATAGCCATAATGGAGTACCTTTATCTGTTCATTTGGAACCTTATATTCATTATTTAATTTTTTTTTCAGCCATGAATTGGCTACTATCGTACATTCAGCAGCTGTTGCTCCCTCAAACTCAAGATTATCAAAATATTTCCATGCTAAATGAGAAGTTGGGGATTTTTTAATGTGGAAGTGTTTCAATTCATGAGCTACGCTTCCGTGTAGGCTTGCAACTAGAGGGGTTCCTAAAGGACGTATCTTATTAATAGCAGCTGTAGAAATAACATCCTGTGTATGAATTAGATCATAATGTTGTAACCCTATTTGATTTACACCTATCTCATATAAATGCCTTAAAAATTCATATCTCTTAATAAAGGAATCAGAAAAAATTGATGGGTCTTTATGTTTACTTAATCTTTCATTAACTAATGGAATCAATTTTTCTTTTTCCACTCTTCTATTTTTATTTACTATATAAATAAAATTATGTTCCTGACCCAATAAGTCAACCTCATGGCCTAATGACTCAAGCTCTTTTCTTAATTGCACCATATAATTCCATACTCCACCTGTATGAGGTACTACAAAGTAAGTAGCTAGCAAAATTTTCATAGTAACATCTCCCCTTTCTTAAAACATGCAATACTTATTCTAAGTATTAATATATTCATAGACTTTATCTTTTCTTAGACTTTTGTCTTTTTTTTTTAATTAGATGATGATTTTAGAATTTAGATGTAACAAAATTTTTAACGTGGCCAATAGCCTTTTTTTAAAATATAGTGAAATGTCTAGGACAAGAACTTCCTTAAATCCATAAACATATAAAAGAGAAGGGAGTAAGGAGAGCGATTTATGAAGGTATTAACTGTAGTAGGAACAAGACCTGAAATTATTAGATTAAGCTTTATCATTAAGAAGTTAAATGAATTAGCAGAAAAGCATCTCTTAATTCACTCTGGACAGACTTTTACTCATTCTTTGTACGGGAATCTTTTTGAGGAATTAGGGATTCGGAATCCGTATTA
This window of the Bacillus gobiensis genome carries:
- a CDS encoding glycosyltransferase; protein product: MNRSVGIMITTTSGRENVLYWVIKNLCKDITIPFHLYIYNDHAMPLHAILLKLINEQKRNDIKLVLYNDLRKFNNKKIGCGGARHFMFEQAKLKHDIIISLDDDMQLKPKWLEKVEEAMNYFPNHCVFTGVVRGPKGDIQHAGSTLKIENNTLYRSENKEVKSKYHVTEWGPMGCLAFCRSALKDHIVIPSLYIRDDAAFYLLLKRLGINNTIVVSEAEAIHKPIPVLNSNLRIKEEMEKEVIYFREVHGLELGY
- a CDS encoding glycosyltransferase family 4 protein; protein product: MKILLATYFVVPHTGGVWNYMVQLRKELESLGHEVDLLGQEHNFIYIVNKNRRVEKEKLIPLVNERLSKHKDPSIFSDSFIKRYEFLRHLYEIGVNQIGLQHYDLIHTQDVISTAAINKIRPLGTPLVASLHGSVAHELKHFHIKKSPTSHLAWKYFDNLEFEGATAAECTIVANSWLKKKLNNEYKVPNEQIKVLHYGYDTITFLKRTKAVSPIKPPVNKKVIIYSGRLVELKGIQYLLSSLHQLKSLRNDWICWIVGDGYMMESLKLKTNELGLEKEVIFWGNRDDVPYLLTLSDIFILPSIFENQPLSVIEAQIAGKAAIVSDAGGLPDMVKHGVTGLITKAGDSNKLCTNINYLLEHDEFRKKLGSNAQQWGLSHWSQEKAIKNLLDVYQSSISKKTNKK